DNA from Methylobacterium currus:
CGCTCGCCCGCGGCGCCGGCGCCGCGGTGGTGGCCGAGGAGCGGGCCGCCGACCTCGCCGAGGCCGGGCCGCTGATCGCCGTCCCCTCCCGTGACGAGGCAAGCGACGGGGATGCCGTGCTCGCCGCCATGCGCGGCCTCGCCGTGGCGTCGCGGGCGCGGACCGCGGCGCGGGTCCTCGCCGTCACCGGCTCGGTCGGCAAGACCGGCACCAAGGAGGCCCTGCGCCACGTGCTCGCGGCGCAAGGCGCCACCCATGCCTCGGTCGCCTCCTACAACAACCATTGGGGCGTGCCCCTTACGTTAAGCCGGATGCCGGCCTCGAGCGAGTTCGGGGTATTCGAGATCGGCATGAACCATGCCGGCGAGATCGCTCCCCTGACCCGCCTGGTGCGGCCCGAGATCGCGATCGTCACCACGGTCGAGCCGGTCCATATCGAGCATTTCCGCTCGCTGTCGGGCATCGCCGACGCCAAGGGCGAGATCTTCTCCGGCCTGGAGCCCGGCGGCGTCGCGATCATCAACCGCGACAACCCGAATTTCGAGCGCCTGAAGGCCCATGCGCTCGCCTCCCGCGCCGGCCGGGTGGTGAGCTTCGGCGAGCACCGCGAGGCCGATGTCCGCGCCGAGCGCATCGTGATGCGGCCCGACCTGTCGATCGTCGACGTGCGGGCGATGGGAGTGACCGTCACCTACCAGCTCGGCACGCCGGGCCGGCACACGGCGCTGAACTCGCTCGCCGTCATCGCCGCCGTGCAGGCGCTCGGCGCCGACTTGGCGCTCGCGGCCCTGTCGCTGGCGCAGCTGCGCCCGCCGGCCGGGCGCGGCGCCCGCCACCTCCTGCAGGTCGGCGACGGCGAGGCGCTTCTCGTCGACGAGAGCTACAACGCCAACCCGGCCTCGGTGCGGGCGGCGCTCAGCACGCTCGCCGGGGTCGAGTCCGCCGGCCGCCGCATCGCGGTCCTCGGCGACATGATGGAACTCGGGACCGAGGCGCCCCGCCTGCACCGCGAGCTGGCCCAGGCGGTCGAGGAGCACGGCATCGACCTCGTCTTCACCGCCGGCCCGCTGATGCAGGAGCTGTTCGAGGCGCTGCCGACCGCCCGCCGCGCCGGCGCCCGCGCCAGCTCGGCCGAGCTCGTCGATCCGGTGGTCGCGGCCCTGCGGCCCGGCGACGCCGTGATGGTCAAGGGCTCGAACAGCACCCGCATGGGCCGGATCGTCGAGGCGCTCAAGGCCCGCTACGGCGGGGCTGCGGACCAGGACCTCGCCGTCGGCCGGTCCGGCTGAGCCAACCTTCAGGAATCTGTCGCAGCGTTGCGGGCATAAGCCCGACGTTGCCGCTCGCCTACGATCGGATGCCTTCGGGATGCTCTACCTCCTCTCCGACCTGAGCGGCGTGTTCTCGCCGCTCAACGTCTTCCGCTACATCACCTTCCGGACCGGCGGCGCGCTGTTCACGGCGGGCTTCTTCGTGTTCTGGTTCGGGCCCTGGATCATCTCGCTCCTGCGCCTGCGCCAGGGCAAGGGCCAGCCGATCCGCGAGGACGGCCCGCAATCGCACCTGCTGACCAAGCGCGGCACTCCCACCATGGGCGGGCTGATGATCCTGGCCGGCGTGATGGTGGCGGTCCTGCTCTGGGCCAACCCACGCAACCACTACGTCTGGATCGTCATGATGGTGACGCTGGGCTTCGGCGCCATCGGCTTCTACGACGATTACCTCAAGGTCACGAAGCAGAGCCACAAGGGCTTCTCCGGCAAGTTCCGCCTCGGCCTCGAAGCCCTGATCGCGATCGCCGCCTGCGTCGCGGTGGCGGAATATTCCGCTCCGGGCCTCGCCTACCGGCTCGCCTTCCCGGTCTTCAAGGACGCGATCATCAATCTCGGCCTGTTCTACGTCGCCTTCGCGGGCTTCGTGATCGTGGGCGCAGGCAACGCCGTCAACATCACCGACGGCCTCGACGGGCTGGCCATCGTGCCGGTGATGATCGCGGCGGCCACCTTCGGGATCATCGCCTATCTCGTCGGCAACGTGATCTACGCCTCGTACCTCCAAGTGAACTACGTCCCGGGCACCGGCGAGCTGGCCGTCGTCTGCGGCGCGCTGATCGGGGCGGGCCTCGGCTTCCTGTGGTTCAACGCGCCGCCGGCCCAGATCTTCATGGGCGATACCGGCTCGCTGGCGCTCGGCGGGCTTCTCGGCACCGTTGCGGTGGCGACCAAGCACGAGATCGTGCTCGGCATCGTCGGCGGCCTGTTCGTGCTGGAGATCCTGTCCGTCATCATCCAGGTCGCCTCGTTCAAGCTCACTGGCAAGCGCGTCTTCCGCATGGCGCCGATCCACCACCATTTCGAGCAGAAGGGCTGGAAGGAGCCGCAGGTGGTGATCAGGTTCTGGATCATCGCGGTGGTGCTGGCGCTGCTGGGTCTGGCGACGCTGAAGCTGCGGTAGGGCGATTCGCGACCTCAACACCCTGTCCCGGACGACTGGAGCGTCGGCGGAGGGAGATCCGGGAAAGGGGAGGTGGCCGGTCGGTCCCACCCTCCGCCGCGCGGCACAGCTTGACGAAGCCTCGCTCCGCGTCTCACTAACCGCCTGAGAGACGCGCCGGGCGCCGGCCCGGCGCCGCCCCCGGTGCGAAGGCCCGATCGACGCATGACACCCTCCACCACCTTCGCCGGCCGATCCGTCGCATTGTTCGGGCTCGGCGGCTCGGGCCTCGCCACGGCACTCAGCCTCAAGGCCGGCGGTGCCCGGGTGATCGCCTGCGACGACAACCCGGCGCGGATGGAGGCGGCGGCCCGGCAGGGCATCGAGACCGGCGACCTGAGGCAGGCCGCGTGGACGGATTTCGCCGCGCTGATCCTCGCCCCCGGCGTGCCCCTGACCCATCCGGCGCCGCACTGGACGGTGGACCTCGCCAAGGGCGCCGGCATCCCGGTGATCGGCGACATCGAGCTCTTCTGCCGCGAGCGCGCGGCTCTCTGCCCCGAGGCGCCCTTCGTCGCCATCACCGGCACAAACGGCAAGTCGACCACCACGGCGCTGATTGCCCACGTGTTGGCGCAGGCCGGCCGCGACGTGCAGATGGGCGGCAATATCGGCACGGCGATCCTGTCGCTGGCGCCGCCATCGAGCGACCGGGTCCACGTGATCGAGCTGTCCTCGTTCCAGATCGACCTGACGCCGTCGCTGGCACCGACGATCGGGGTGCTGCTCAACCTCACGCCGGACCATCTCGACCGTCACGGCGACATGACGCATTACGCCGCCATCAAGGAGCGGCTGGTGACCGGCGCCGCCCACGCGATCATCGGGGTCGACGACGCTTTCTGCCGGGCGATCGCGGAGCGCCGGGCGGGCAAGCTGACCCGGGTGCATGTCGGCGAGGCGGGGGAGGGGCCCGGGATCCTCGCCCGCAACGGGATCGTCGTCGACGGGCTCAGGGAGCCGGCGGAGCCGGTGGCCGATCTCTCGGGCATCGGCTCCTTGCGCGGCGCCCATAACTGGCAGAACGCCGCCATCGCCTACGCGGTCGCCCGTGAACTGGGCGTCACGGTGGACGCCTTCGCGGCAGCGCTCGCGACCTTCCCGGGGCTCCCGCACCGGATGGAGGAGGTCGGCTGCCGGGGCGCCGTCCTGTTCATCAACGATTCGAAGGCCACCAACGCCGACTCGACCGAGAAGGCGCTCTCGGCCTTCCAGCGCATCCACTGGATCCTCGGCGGCAAGCCGAAGGAGGGCGGCATCGCGAGCCTCGCGCCGTACTTCCCCCGCGTCGCCCACGCCTACCTGATCGGCGCGGCGACCGAGGACTTCGCCGCCACCCTCGACGGACAGGTGCCGTTCAGCCGTTGCGGCACGCTCGATGCGGCCGTCGCCGAGGCCGCTGCCGCCGCGGAGCGGGACGGAACGGGCGAAGAGGTGGTGCTGCTCTCGCCGGCCTGCGCCTCCTACGACCAGTTCCGCAGCTTCGAGGATCGCGGCGACCAGTTTCGTGCGCTCGTAAGAGCTTTGCCGGGCCTGCGCGCCCCAGGCGCCTGACGCACATTTCCCTCGATCGGCAAATCGGCGTATGCCGCATTGCGCCGAGCCAGCCCGATTCACCTCGCGCCATCGTGCCGGCTCATTCCGAGCGCTTCGCAAGCGGTGTCATGTTGCCCCCCCAACGCTTCCTGCCTGCCGAGACTCCGGCCACGCCCGGCCACGCCCCACACCGGCCTGGTCCGCGCAAGATCATCAGCTGGAACCTGCTGCGGCGGACCGGCGCGACCGTCGACGCCCTCGAGGCGCTGATCGCGCACGAGAAGCCGGACCTGCTGCTGATGCAGGAGGCGACCGTCGACATCACGGAGCTGCAGGTCCGGGTCGGCGGGCACTATGCCTGGGCGCCGCTGCCGCGCCGCATCCACGGCCTCGCCATGTGGAGCCCGACGCCCTGGCCGCGCCCGCCCGAGGTGGTGACCCTGCCGTCGGGCGCGCTGATCGACCGGGTCTGCCAGATCCTCGATCTCGGCACCTTCGGGGTCGCCAATGTCCATCTCTCGCACGGCCAGGTGCTCAACCGTCGCCAGCTGCGCCGCATCGCCCAGCACCTGCCGGTGCGCGCCGCGGTGCTCGGCGACTACAACATCGTGGGGCCGGCCCTGCTGCCGGGCTTCCACGATGTCGGGCCGCGCCATCCGACCCACGCCATGGTCGACCTCCTTCCCCTGCGCCTCGACCGCTGCCTCGTGCGCGGGCTGACCTGCCGGGGCCAGGCGGTGCTGCCCCGCGGCGCCTCCGACCACCGGCCGATCGTGGTCCATCTCGAACCCGGCAACCCGCAAGGGAGGCGCGAGCCCCTGCGAGACCGCATCGAGGCGTTTCGCGACCGGGCCGAGGATTTCCGCAAGCGCGCGCCGCTCAAAGATATGGCAGCAGCAATCGCACGCCGGCGTCGCGCAGGCGGACGGCCATCCCGCGAGAGTTGAGGTCCGCGCTCGTCAGGCGCTGCTCCATCTTGGCCCGCATCAGCCCGTCGAGGTCGGCCGCGAAGTCGGAATCATAGATCTCGACATTGAGCTCGAAGTTGAGCCGGAAGCTGCGGCTGTCCCAGTTGGCGCTGCCGACGAAGCACCAGGCATCGTCGACCACCATCAGCTTGGAATGGTCGAAGGGCGGCCGGTCGAGCCAGATCCGCACGCCCGCTTCCAGGAGTGGCCCGACATGGGCCCGCGTCGCCCAGTCGACCACCCGGTGGTTGCTCGCCTGCGGGATGATGACGTCGACGGTGACGCCCCGCATCGCCGCGAGGCCGAGCGCCGTCAGCAGCGTCTCGCTCGGCAGGAAATAGGGCGTGGCGAGGCGGACCGAGCGCCGGGCGGTGGCCACCGCCTCCAGCACCACGA
Protein-coding regions in this window:
- a CDS encoding UDP-N-acetylmuramoylalanyl-D-glutamyl-2,6-diaminopimelate--D-alanyl-D-alanine ligase, which encodes MTEPLWTLIDAAAAMGGRVVADADAPQNLSGISIDTRTLKVGDLFFAIRGEARDGHDFVRDALARGAGAAVVAEERAADLAEAGPLIAVPSRDEASDGDAVLAAMRGLAVASRARTAARVLAVTGSVGKTGTKEALRHVLAAQGATHASVASYNNHWGVPLTLSRMPASSEFGVFEIGMNHAGEIAPLTRLVRPEIAIVTTVEPVHIEHFRSLSGIADAKGEIFSGLEPGGVAIINRDNPNFERLKAHALASRAGRVVSFGEHREADVRAERIVMRPDLSIVDVRAMGVTVTYQLGTPGRHTALNSLAVIAAVQALGADLALAALSLAQLRPPAGRGARHLLQVGDGEALLVDESYNANPASVRAALSTLAGVESAGRRIAVLGDMMELGTEAPRLHRELAQAVEEHGIDLVFTAGPLMQELFEALPTARRAGARASSAELVDPVVAALRPGDAVMVKGSNSTRMGRIVEALKARYGGAADQDLAVGRSG
- the mraY gene encoding phospho-N-acetylmuramoyl-pentapeptide-transferase, whose protein sequence is MLYLLSDLSGVFSPLNVFRYITFRTGGALFTAGFFVFWFGPWIISLLRLRQGKGQPIREDGPQSHLLTKRGTPTMGGLMILAGVMVAVLLWANPRNHYVWIVMMVTLGFGAIGFYDDYLKVTKQSHKGFSGKFRLGLEALIAIAACVAVAEYSAPGLAYRLAFPVFKDAIINLGLFYVAFAGFVIVGAGNAVNITDGLDGLAIVPVMIAAATFGIIAYLVGNVIYASYLQVNYVPGTGELAVVCGALIGAGLGFLWFNAPPAQIFMGDTGSLALGGLLGTVAVATKHEIVLGIVGGLFVLEILSVIIQVASFKLTGKRVFRMAPIHHHFEQKGWKEPQVVIRFWIIAVVLALLGLATLKLR
- the murD gene encoding UDP-N-acetylmuramoyl-L-alanine--D-glutamate ligase; amino-acid sequence: MTPSTTFAGRSVALFGLGGSGLATALSLKAGGARVIACDDNPARMEAAARQGIETGDLRQAAWTDFAALILAPGVPLTHPAPHWTVDLAKGAGIPVIGDIELFCRERAALCPEAPFVAITGTNGKSTTTALIAHVLAQAGRDVQMGGNIGTAILSLAPPSSDRVHVIELSSFQIDLTPSLAPTIGVLLNLTPDHLDRHGDMTHYAAIKERLVTGAAHAIIGVDDAFCRAIAERRAGKLTRVHVGEAGEGPGILARNGIVVDGLREPAEPVADLSGIGSLRGAHNWQNAAIAYAVARELGVTVDAFAAALATFPGLPHRMEEVGCRGAVLFINDSKATNADSTEKALSAFQRIHWILGGKPKEGGIASLAPYFPRVAHAYLIGAATEDFAATLDGQVPFSRCGTLDAAVAEAAAAAERDGTGEEVVLLSPACASYDQFRSFEDRGDQFRALVRALPGLRAPGA
- a CDS encoding endonuclease/exonuclease/phosphatase family protein, translating into MLPPQRFLPAETPATPGHAPHRPGPRKIISWNLLRRTGATVDALEALIAHEKPDLLLMQEATVDITELQVRVGGHYAWAPLPRRIHGLAMWSPTPWPRPPEVVTLPSGALIDRVCQILDLGTFGVANVHLSHGQVLNRRQLRRIAQHLPVRAAVLGDYNIVGPALLPGFHDVGPRHPTHAMVDLLPLRLDRCLVRGLTCRGQAVLPRGASDHRPIVVHLEPGNPQGRREPLRDRIEAFRDRAEDFRKRAPLKDMAAAIARRRRAGGRPSRES